Proteins from a genomic interval of Ndongobacter massiliensis:
- a CDS encoding type II secretion system F family protein, with amino-acid sequence MKRRLNKAGVLLCGFAVSWFFLPRLWFALPISYLGERRWRLMQEQRRKQREKQKIRVQFRTFLDLFSTALRAGANPYHAMASCYPELCEVYGEQAAVPRALCKARNAISFGSGLGQALDVFSASLSEPVVTQFCAGMKLGIVRGTDLRQLALSYHRLLSEKMELEEERDAGLAGAKREQRLLFAMPPILLLAMRGMGIGGGTLRLFDVISRLFSGVLFYIAYRWSQSIVADADPDVAVQKGRAT; translated from the coding sequence ATGAAGCGGCGGTTGAATAAAGCGGGCGTGTTGCTCTGCGGTTTTGCAGTGAGCTGGTTTTTTCTTCCACGCCTTTGGTTTGCGCTTCCCATCAGTTATTTGGGGGAACGGCGTTGGCGTCTTATGCAAGAACAGAGGCGGAAACAACGGGAAAAACAAAAAATTCGCGTGCAATTCCGCACCTTTCTGGATTTGTTTTCCACTGCCTTACGCGCCGGTGCGAATCCGTATCATGCGATGGCGTCGTGTTATCCGGAACTCTGCGAGGTCTACGGAGAGCAGGCGGCGGTACCGCGTGCACTTTGCAAAGCGCGCAATGCGATTTCCTTTGGATCCGGCTTGGGTCAGGCATTGGATGTTTTTTCCGCTTCCCTGTCGGAGCCTGTCGTCACGCAATTTTGTGCCGGTATGAAGTTGGGCATTGTGCGCGGCACGGATTTACGACAGTTGGCGCTTTCCTATCACCGCCTGCTCAGCGAAAAAATGGAGTTGGAAGAAGAGCGCGATGCCGGATTGGCTGGGGCGAAGCGGGAACAGCGATTGCTTTTTGCCATGCCTCCGATTCTGCTTCTGGCAATGCGCGGTATGGGGATCGGGGGCGGCACGTTGCGCCTGTTTGACGTGATCAGTCGACTTTTCAGCGGAGTTCTCTTTTATATCGCGTATCGCTGGAGTCAATCCATCGTCGCTGATGCCGATCCCGATGTTGCCGTGCAAAAAGGAAGGGCAACATGA
- a CDS encoding DUF5702 domain-containing protein, producing MKNSENRNSKGSKLRATRGTITVFFALLSSLLLLTTALTFDFARVDIARADARGALQLSSHLALSQYDEKLLQEYGLLAIRDWDAARALAQQAMEENIGGGGFVGQKLKQLELTPAPQETLSHPAVLEAQIIGTMQRRFPKIVLDGILTRLNSFHEMSAFAPVLRAKVNYEEKKKDIQRATEQFGWFFEGALRHESAAEDAGGELALWEGNESLDTQAEQVNEILQRGADCLHEGKEAEARALFTQAKNDYHKISDRLEQRKESAEQTAQLLAGFTEAQHGLENEYDAWGAAFSNTPAGSARQALQGDYFAAQPEFSGDAYARFQEELTQIGQISAQQKESWEQARQGAQRFEETGYDDWAKLVQETDVQPLQIADNRKLSYTFSPEFIAWQKRILQSSQQKRRGLGEFIEAWNARRQARARLKEAQREHYPNLPGHIRELGLSTEVLERFRQAGTASHGSAAVPAVVGEDPKTAFSAMEQTHENLSGLSALGGSGGGALQDGVLLAYWNGVFTHRLSARRAADGKPDISIFGMPRLSRTSGGFELEYICEGDVVPQENLRRIVWKIAGLRLVANGIYAFSSSELRAQTAGLACMLAGWTGFGVPIVQSGLLLLLASGETALDVHDLTEGKAVPIYKTPTTWRFGLAGVRDLAADAVSDLFGRVEDEVIAGVEAAQEMGTETVTQMQEGLTRAAVDSIRVPLQQLGLETLLSDQKVEPEDIARRLDRLFETLPTGEGDGGALRAQLLARMREQKSDFVEIFQQAREDRAQAGLETSDVFQGMQDTLDRTLQPLTDCAAQTITGWSQALCTKIQGLRGRAEAAAQEEIRHAFQNFQGQLSGSSSSLPGTGEAASGLAMNYEDYLLALLFLQMQLPGERDRMLVRTAQLIQTQLDGTDLTTAPTAVDWIAHTLPETTFFNGEGLRAPLFPIITEWHEGYLPLPQGARR from the coding sequence TTGAAAAACAGTGAAAATCGAAATTCGAAAGGGTCGAAATTGCGCGCGACACGCGGCACGATTACGGTGTTTTTTGCCCTGCTCAGTTCACTCCTTCTGCTTACAACGGCGCTGACATTTGATTTTGCACGCGTGGACATCGCCCGCGCCGATGCGCGCGGCGCCTTGCAGCTTTCCTCCCATCTGGCGCTGAGTCAGTATGATGAGAAATTGCTGCAAGAGTACGGTCTATTGGCGATACGCGATTGGGATGCCGCTCGTGCGTTGGCACAACAGGCGATGGAAGAAAACATTGGCGGCGGCGGGTTTGTCGGACAAAAGCTGAAACAATTGGAACTGACGCCGGCGCCGCAGGAGACGCTGAGTCACCCGGCGGTATTGGAGGCGCAAATTATCGGGACCATGCAGCGGCGCTTTCCGAAAATTGTTTTGGACGGGATTTTGACGCGTTTGAACAGTTTTCATGAAATGTCCGCTTTCGCTCCTGTCTTGCGTGCAAAGGTCAACTATGAGGAGAAAAAGAAGGATATACAGCGGGCGACCGAGCAATTTGGATGGTTCTTCGAAGGCGCCCTGCGGCACGAATCGGCGGCGGAGGACGCAGGCGGGGAACTTGCTCTTTGGGAGGGCAATGAATCACTCGACACGCAGGCCGAGCAGGTCAATGAAATTCTGCAAAGGGGAGCGGACTGCCTTCATGAGGGCAAAGAAGCGGAGGCACGCGCGCTGTTTACGCAAGCAAAAAATGACTACCACAAAATTTCCGATCGCTTAGAACAACGAAAGGAATCTGCGGAGCAGACGGCACAGCTGTTGGCAGGTTTTACCGAGGCGCAGCACGGTTTAGAAAATGAATATGATGCCTGGGGAGCTGCCTTTTCCAATACGCCCGCCGGTTCGGCGCGACAAGCGTTGCAGGGAGACTACTTTGCTGCACAACCGGAGTTTTCCGGGGATGCCTATGCGCGTTTTCAGGAGGAACTTACACAGATTGGGCAGATTTCGGCGCAGCAGAAAGAAAGTTGGGAACAGGCGCGGCAGGGAGCGCAGCGATTTGAAGAAACCGGGTACGACGATTGGGCGAAATTGGTACAGGAAACCGATGTGCAACCGCTCCAAATTGCAGACAACCGAAAACTGTCCTACACCTTCAGTCCGGAATTTATCGCTTGGCAAAAGCGAATCTTGCAGAGCTCACAACAGAAACGACGCGGGTTGGGGGAATTTATTGAAGCATGGAATGCCAGGAGGCAGGCGCGCGCCCGCTTGAAAGAGGCACAACGTGAGCATTACCCGAATTTACCGGGTCATATCCGCGAACTGGGGCTTTCGACGGAGGTTTTGGAACGTTTTCGGCAAGCGGGAACGGCATCGCATGGAAGCGCTGCTGTTCCGGCCGTAGTGGGAGAGGACCCGAAGACGGCTTTTTCTGCGATGGAACAAACCCACGAAAATCTCTCGGGGCTTTCGGCACTCGGCGGGAGCGGTGGCGGGGCCTTGCAGGACGGCGTATTGCTCGCCTATTGGAACGGGGTGTTTACGCACCGTCTCTCTGCCCGGCGCGCAGCGGATGGAAAACCGGATATATCTATTTTTGGTATGCCGCGTCTTTCGCGAACGTCCGGCGGATTTGAGTTGGAGTATATCTGCGAAGGCGATGTAGTGCCTCAAGAAAATCTACGCAGAATTGTATGGAAGATTGCCGGCCTTCGCCTTGTCGCCAACGGCATCTATGCTTTCAGTTCATCCGAATTGCGTGCACAAACGGCGGGACTGGCTTGCATGCTCGCCGGGTGGACGGGCTTTGGCGTTCCCATCGTTCAAAGCGGTTTGCTGCTCCTTTTGGCAAGCGGAGAAACGGCGCTGGATGTCCACGATTTGACAGAGGGCAAGGCGGTGCCCATCTATAAGACGCCGACGACGTGGCGCTTCGGTCTTGCCGGCGTGCGGGATCTTGCCGCCGATGCGGTCAGTGACCTTTTTGGGCGTGTTGAAGACGAAGTGATTGCGGGCGTGGAGGCGGCACAGGAGATGGGCACGGAGACGGTCACACAAATGCAGGAAGGATTGACGCGCGCCGCCGTAGACAGTATTCGCGTGCCTTTGCAGCAACTGGGACTCGAAACCCTTCTTTCGGATCAGAAGGTGGAACCAGAGGATATTGCGCGTCGTCTGGATCGACTCTTTGAAACGTTACCCACAGGAGAAGGGGATGGTGGTGCGCTGCGCGCACAGTTGCTTGCGCGCATGCGCGAACAGAAATCCGATTTTGTGGAAATTTTTCAACAAGCACGCGAGGACCGCGCGCAGGCGGGTTTGGAGACAAGCGATGTGTTTCAAGGGATGCAGGATACCTTGGACCGCACATTACAGCCTTTGACTGATTGTGCTGCGCAGACGATTACCGGATGGAGTCAAGCACTGTGTACAAAAATTCAAGGGCTTCGCGGGCGCGCAGAGGCGGCAGCGCAGGAGGAGATTCGCCATGCCTTTCAAAACTTTCAGGGGCAGTTGAGCGGGTCTTCCTCCTCTTTGCCTGGAACCGGGGAGGCAGCTTCGGGGCTTGCGATGAATTACGAAGACTATCTGCTGGCGTTACTGTTCCTGCAGATGCAGTTACCTGGCGAAAGGGATCGTATGCTCGTGCGCACGGCGCAATTGATTCAAACGCAATTGGACGGGACGGACTTGACGACGGCGCCAACTGCGGTGGACTGGATCGCACACACGCTTCCCGAAACGACATTTTTTAATGGCGAAGGGTTGCGCGCACCCCTGTTTCCTATCATTACGGAGTGGCACGAAGGCTATCTGCCGCTGCCGCAGGGTGCACGGCGATGA
- the rpsG gene encoding 30S ribosomal protein S7 encodes MPRKGHIPKREVMPDPKYHDIVVTKLVNNVMLDGKKGTAQRIVYGAFELAEKKVGQDAMDIFRKAVSNIMPVLEVKARRVGGATYQVPMEVRPERRQTLALRWMVNFARARNEKTMIERLGNEIVDAFNNTGASVRRKEEMHRAADANKAFAHYRY; translated from the coding sequence GTGCCGAGAAAAGGTCATATTCCAAAAAGAGAGGTCATGCCCGACCCGAAGTACCACGACATTGTTGTCACGAAGTTGGTCAACAATGTCATGTTGGACGGTAAAAAGGGCACAGCACAGCGCATTGTATACGGAGCATTTGAGCTGGCTGAAAAGAAAGTAGGGCAGGATGCCATGGACATTTTCCGCAAAGCGGTGTCCAATATCATGCCTGTTCTGGAAGTCAAGGCGCGCCGCGTGGGCGGTGCCACGTACCAAGTACCGATGGAGGTTCGTCCGGAACGCCGTCAAACCTTAGCATTGCGCTGGATGGTCAATTTTGCCCGTGCGCGCAACGAGAAGACGATGATTGAACGCTTAGGGAATGAGATTGTCGATGCTTTCAACAACACTGGCGCCAGCGTGCGGCGTAAAGAAGAGATGCACCGGGCGGCGGATGCGAATAAGGCATTTGCACATTATCGTTACTAA
- a CDS encoding Flp1 family type IVb pilin, translating into MCRKIIDERGEVNMVAIVLILLVVIALAVIFKESLIELLQGLLDRIRNEALQL; encoded by the coding sequence GTGTGCAGAAAAATCATCGATGAACGGGGCGAGGTCAATATGGTGGCCATCGTTCTGATTTTACTGGTGGTGATTGCGTTAGCCGTGATCTTTAAGGAAAGTCTGATTGAACTGTTGCAGGGTTTGCTGGATCGGATTCGCAACGAAGCGCTGCAATTGTGA
- the rpsL gene encoding 30S ribosomal protein S12, with product MPTINQLIRKGRHTEVKKSGTPALGYNFNTLRNEQSAVECPQKRGVCTSVRTVTPKKPNSALRKVARVRLTNGAEVLSYIPGIGHNLQEHSVVLIRGGRVKDLPGVRYHIIRGALDTAGVSGRQQARSKYGAKKSDK from the coding sequence ATGCCTACAATTAACCAACTGATCCGCAAGGGTCGCCACACGGAAGTGAAGAAGTCCGGGACGCCGGCGTTGGGTTACAACTTTAACACGCTGCGCAATGAGCAGTCGGCGGTTGAATGCCCGCAGAAGCGCGGCGTGTGTACTTCGGTGCGTACCGTAACGCCGAAGAAGCCGAACTCCGCTTTGCGTAAAGTCGCGCGCGTGCGTTTGACGAATGGCGCAGAGGTTCTCTCTTACATTCCGGGAATTGGCCACAACTTGCAGGAGCACTCGGTCGTTTTGATTCGAGGCGGACGTGTAAAGGACCTTCCGGGTGTCCGTTATCACATCATCAGAGGGGCTTTGGACACGGCCGGCGTGTCGGGAAGACAGCAGGCGCGTTCGAAGTACGGTGCGAAGAAGTCGGATAAGTAG
- a CDS encoding type II secretion system F family protein codes for MIRIPLSIGFFILWLFYYGKAYRHTRNCRQAGIFHSRSTVDFWLATWDFLGAYWMTRLGWTTESVSNQKKWRQLCRIVGRKQATAVLQQQTQTLYRDVCLLCGVETALLFHSIGGGMLGISLLLLRIISDKKRRMRAARQHTNRFLADLPDVLTNLLLTLEAGLVLDQAWAAVEKMGEGPLYREMGRVRQLRESGRGYVQSYRDFGKEPDMAVLRELGSYLATNVEKGGGDLVENIDRLRRELFVQRSRAYRRQAQWMAQQMLFPALVLFIGILLLVLLPLLGRAQA; via the coding sequence ATGATCCGGATCCCGCTTTCCATCGGATTTTTCATTCTCTGGCTGTTCTATTACGGGAAAGCATACCGTCACACACGGAACTGTCGCCAGGCCGGCATATTTCATTCGCGTTCAACAGTGGATTTTTGGCTTGCAACATGGGATTTTTTGGGGGCGTATTGGATGACACGGTTGGGATGGACCACCGAATCGGTTTCCAATCAAAAAAAATGGCGCCAACTGTGCCGCATTGTCGGAAGAAAACAGGCGACGGCAGTGCTTCAACAGCAGACACAGACCTTGTATCGGGATGTCTGTTTGCTTTGTGGCGTGGAAACGGCGTTGCTTTTTCATTCGATTGGCGGGGGTATGTTGGGCATATCGTTGCTCCTTCTGCGAATTATTTCCGATAAAAAAAGGCGGATGCGGGCAGCACGTCAACATACGAATCGCTTTCTAGCGGATCTGCCGGATGTTCTCACCAATCTGCTTTTGACTTTGGAGGCGGGGCTTGTACTGGATCAAGCGTGGGCAGCGGTAGAGAAGATGGGCGAAGGCCCGCTGTACCGGGAGATGGGGCGCGTGCGGCAACTGCGGGAAAGCGGCCGGGGGTATGTGCAGTCCTATCGGGACTTTGGAAAAGAACCGGATATGGCTGTTTTACGGGAGCTCGGTTCTTATTTAGCGACAAATGTGGAGAAAGGCGGCGGTGATCTGGTGGAAAATATTGATCGGCTGCGTCGGGAACTTTTTGTACAGCGAAGCCGGGCCTATCGGCGGCAGGCACAGTGGATGGCACAGCAGATGCTTTTTCCGGCGTTGGTGTTATTTATCGGGATTCTTCTCCTCGTGTTGTTGCCCTTATTGGGGCGCGCACAGGCATAG
- the fusA gene encoding elongation factor G, with product MPAYSLKDTRNIGIMAHIDAGKTTVTERILFYTGKIHKMGDTHDGAAQMDWMAQEQERGITITSAATTCFWKRNGNNTRINIIDTPGHVDFTVEVERSLRVLDGSVALFDAKSGVEPQSETVWRQADKYKVPRMCFINKMDATGADFFMAVETIREKLKANALPIQIPIGAEHNFVGLVDLVTMRAEIYHDDLGEKITDEDVPAELLDKAEEMRAEMLEAVSEFDDELMMAYLEGEEITPERIRAAIRKGTLERKIFPVLCGSAYKNRGVQFLIDAIVDYMPSPLDIPAIGGTSPKDPEEALERHPDLDAPFSALAFKIVSDPFVGKLCYFRVYSGSLETGSYVYNSTKGKRERIGRILQMHANKREEIDKVHAGDIAAAVGLKDTTTGDTLCDQADPIILENMEFPEPVISVAIEPKTKASQEKMGIALQKLAEEDPTFKTYTNVETGQTIIAGMGELHLEIIVDRLLREFKVEANVGNPQVSYRESITKPAEAQGKFVRQSGGHGQYGDVRIRIKPGEPGSGVVVKNVTVGGSIPKEFIGPATQGITEACESGVLAGFPILDIDVEIYDGSFHEVDSSEMAFKVAGSMALRNAVEQAGPTLLEPMQKVEIVTPDEYLGDVMGDVSSRRGRIEQMSQREGVQVVDAYIPLSEMFGYATDLRSKTQGRATYSMQFDHYEKVPDSISKEVMEKRNTK from the coding sequence GTGCCTGCATATTCATTAAAAGACACAAGAAATATCGGGATTATGGCCCACATTGATGCGGGCAAGACGACGGTCACCGAGCGAATCCTCTTTTATACCGGAAAGATTCACAAGATGGGCGACACGCACGACGGTGCGGCGCAGATGGACTGGATGGCTCAGGAGCAGGAGCGCGGCATTACGATTACGTCGGCGGCGACGACCTGCTTTTGGAAGCGCAACGGAAACAATACGCGCATCAACATCATTGACACGCCGGGACACGTCGACTTCACGGTAGAAGTAGAGCGCTCCCTTCGTGTGTTGGACGGTTCGGTTGCGTTATTTGATGCGAAGAGCGGTGTGGAGCCGCAGTCGGAAACGGTATGGCGGCAGGCGGACAAGTACAAGGTTCCACGCATGTGTTTCATCAATAAGATGGACGCAACAGGTGCCGATTTCTTCATGGCCGTAGAGACGATTCGTGAAAAACTGAAGGCGAATGCGCTGCCGATTCAGATTCCGATCGGGGCGGAGCATAACTTTGTCGGCCTGGTCGACTTGGTGACCATGCGTGCCGAAATCTATCATGATGATCTGGGCGAGAAGATCACCGACGAGGACGTACCGGCGGAGTTGCTGGACAAAGCAGAGGAAATGCGCGCAGAGATGCTTGAGGCGGTTTCGGAGTTTGACGACGAGCTGATGATGGCCTATCTCGAAGGTGAAGAAATTACACCGGAACGTATTCGCGCGGCAATCCGCAAGGGAACGTTGGAACGCAAAATTTTCCCCGTTCTATGCGGCTCTGCGTATAAAAATCGCGGCGTGCAGTTTTTGATCGATGCCATTGTCGACTATATGCCCAGTCCGCTGGATATTCCGGCGATCGGAGGGACATCCCCGAAGGATCCGGAAGAGGCACTGGAACGTCATCCGGATCTGGATGCACCGTTTTCAGCGTTGGCGTTCAAGATTGTTTCGGATCCCTTTGTCGGAAAATTGTGCTACTTCCGTGTATACTCGGGTTCACTGGAGACCGGAAGCTATGTGTACAATTCGACCAAGGGCAAGCGTGAACGCATCGGACGTATTCTGCAGATGCACGCTAACAAGCGTGAGGAGATTGACAAGGTACACGCCGGAGACATTGCTGCGGCGGTTGGTCTGAAAGATACGACAACCGGAGATACGCTCTGCGACCAGGCAGATCCGATCATTCTCGAAAACATGGAATTTCCTGAGCCGGTTATTTCCGTCGCCATTGAACCGAAGACGAAGGCTTCGCAGGAAAAAATGGGTATTGCACTGCAGAAGCTTGCAGAAGAAGATCCGACATTTAAGACATACACCAATGTTGAGACGGGTCAAACCATTATTGCCGGTATGGGCGAGTTGCATTTGGAGATTATCGTAGATCGCCTGTTGCGCGAGTTCAAGGTGGAAGCCAATGTCGGAAATCCGCAGGTTTCGTACCGCGAATCGATCACAAAGCCGGCGGAGGCGCAAGGAAAATTCGTGCGCCAGTCTGGCGGTCACGGACAGTACGGAGATGTGCGTATTCGCATCAAGCCGGGCGAACCGGGCAGTGGCGTCGTGGTGAAGAATGTCACGGTTGGCGGTTCCATTCCGAAAGAATTTATCGGACCGGCGACGCAGGGTATTACCGAAGCATGTGAGTCCGGCGTGTTGGCAGGATTCCCGATTCTGGATATTGACGTTGAGATTTACGACGGTTCATTCCATGAAGTCGACTCCTCTGAAATGGCATTTAAGGTTGCCGGTTCCATGGCACTGCGAAATGCCGTTGAACAGGCGGGACCGACATTATTGGAGCCCATGCAAAAAGTCGAGATCGTTACGCCCGATGAATACCTCGGCGACGTGATGGGGGATGTTTCCTCCAGACGCGGTCGAATCGAACAGATGAGCCAGCGAGAAGGCGTACAGGTTGTCGATGCCTACATTCCACTTTCGGAAATGTTCGGCTATGCGACGGATCTGCGTTCCAAGACGCAGGGCCGTGCGACCTACTCGATGCAATTTGATCATTACGAGAAAGTTCCTGACAGTATCAGCAAAGAAGTCATGGAAAAACGAAATACAAAATAG
- the tuf gene encoding elongation factor Tu yields MAKAKFERTKPHVNIGTIGHVDHGKTTLTAAITKVMNEKFGTGEFVDYANIDKAPEERARGITINTSVVEYETPNRHYAHVDCPGHADYVKNMITGAAQMDGAILVVSAADGPMPQTREHILLARQVGVPKIVVFLNKSDQVDDPELIELVEMEVRDLLSEYDFDGDNTPIIVGSALKCLEEGGEWEDPIVELMEAVDEYIPTPERDTDKPFLMPVEDVLTITGRGTVATGRVERGVLKVGDTVEIVGLADKARDVVVTGVEMFHKQLDQAQAGDNIGALLRGVQRNEIERGQVLAQKGTIHPHTKFEGQVYVLTKDEGGRHTPFFSGYRPQFFFRTTDVTGDIELPEGVEMVMPGDNATFTINLISKIAIEEGLRFAVREGGRTVASGVVSKIIE; encoded by the coding sequence ATGGCAAAAGCAAAATTTGAGCGGACGAAACCGCATGTCAACATCGGAACCATCGGTCACGTAGACCACGGCAAGACGACGTTGACCGCAGCGATTACAAAGGTCATGAACGAGAAGTTCGGAACGGGCGAATTCGTCGACTACGCGAATATCGATAAAGCGCCGGAAGAGCGCGCTCGTGGAATCACCATCAATACCTCGGTGGTCGAATATGAGACGCCGAATCGTCACTATGCGCACGTGGACTGCCCGGGACACGCGGACTATGTCAAGAACATGATCACCGGTGCCGCCCAGATGGACGGTGCGATTCTGGTCGTTTCCGCTGCCGACGGTCCGATGCCGCAGACCCGCGAGCACATCCTGCTTGCCCGTCAGGTTGGCGTGCCGAAGATCGTTGTCTTCCTGAACAAGTCGGATCAGGTGGACGATCCCGAACTGATCGAACTGGTCGAGATGGAAGTGCGCGATCTGCTGAGCGAGTACGATTTTGATGGCGACAACACGCCGATCATCGTCGGTTCTGCCCTGAAGTGTCTCGAAGAAGGTGGTGAATGGGAAGATCCGATCGTCGAGCTGATGGAAGCCGTGGATGAATACATTCCGACGCCGGAGCGCGATACGGATAAGCCGTTCCTGATGCCGGTGGAAGACGTGTTGACGATTACGGGCCGCGGCACCGTGGCGACGGGTCGTGTTGAGCGCGGCGTGTTGAAGGTGGGCGATACGGTGGAAATCGTGGGACTTGCCGACAAAGCGCGCGACGTGGTAGTAACGGGTGTGGAAATGTTCCACAAGCAGTTGGATCAGGCGCAGGCGGGCGACAACATCGGTGCGTTGCTGCGTGGTGTGCAGCGCAATGAGATTGAGCGCGGACAGGTTTTGGCGCAGAAGGGCACGATTCATCCGCATACGAAGTTCGAGGGTCAGGTGTACGTGTTGACCAAGGATGAGGGTGGTCGTCATACGCCGTTCTTCTCGGGCTATCGTCCGCAGTTCTTCTTCCGCACGACGGACGTGACGGGGGATATCGAGCTGCCGGAAGGCGTGGAAATGGTTATGCCCGGGGATAATGCGACTTTCACGATCAATCTGATTTCGAAGATTGCGATTGAAGAAGGCCTGCGCTTCGCAGTACGTGAAGGCGGTCGCACGGTGGCTTCGGGCGTGGTTTCGAAGATCATCGAATAA